Proteins from a single region of Bos indicus x Bos taurus breed Angus x Brahman F1 hybrid chromosome 29, Bos_hybrid_MaternalHap_v2.0, whole genome shotgun sequence:
- the NDUFV1 gene encoding NADH dehydrogenase [ubiquinone] flavoprotein 1, mitochondrial codes for MLAARRLLGGSLPARVSVRFSGDTTAPKKTSFGSLKDEDRIFTNLYGRHDWRLKGAQSRGDWYKTKEILLKGPDWILGEVKTSGLRGRGGAGFPTGLKWSFMNKPSDGRPKYLVVNADEGEPGTCKDREIIRHDPHKLVEGCLVGGRAMGARAAYIYIRGEFYNEASNLQVAIREAYEAGLIGKNACGSGYDFDVFVVRGAGAYICGEETALIESIEGKQGKPRLKPPFPADVGVFGCPTTVANVETVAVSPTICRRGGAWFASFGRERNSGTKLFNISGHVNNPCTVEEEMSVPLKELIEKHAGGVTGGWDNLLAVIPGGSSTPLIPKSVCETVLMDFDALIQAQTGLGTAAVIVMDRSTDIVKAIARLIEFYKHESCGQCTPCREGVDWMNKVMARFVRGDARPAEIDSLWEISKQIEGHTICALGDGAAWPVQGLIRHFRPELEERMQQFAQQHQARQAAF; via the exons aTGCTGGCGGCACGGCGGCTGCTCGGCGGGTCGCTCCCCGCGCGGGTGTCTGTGCGATTCAGCGGCGACACG ACAGCGCCCAAGAAAACCTCATTTGGCTCGCTGAAGGACGAAGACCGGATCTTCACCAACCTGTATGGCCGCCATGACTGGAG GCTTAAAGGTGCCCAGAGTCGAGGTGACTGGTACAAGACGAAGGAGATTCTGCTGAAGGGGCCTGACTGGATCCTGGGTGAGGTCAAGACGTCGGGCTTGCGGGGCCGTGGAGGTGCTGGCTTCCCCACTGGCCTTAAATGGAGCTTCATGAATAAGCCCTCAGATGGCAG GCCCAAGTATCTGGTGGTGAACGCGGATGAGGGGGAGCCAGGCACGTGCAAGGACCGAGAGATCATCCGCCACGACCCCCACAAGCTGGTGGAAGGCTGCCTAGTAGGGGGCCGGGCCATGGGCGCTCGTGCCGCCTACATCTACATCCGCGGGGAGTTCTACAACGAGGCCTCCAATCTGCag GTAGCCATCCGAGAGGCCTACGAGGCTGGTCTGATTGGCAAGAATGCCTGCGGCTCCGGCTACGATTTCGACGTGTTTGTGGTGCGTGGGGCCGGGGCCTACATCTGCGGGGAGGAGACGGCGCTCATCGAGTCCATCGAGGGCAAACAGGGCAAGCCCCGCCTGAAGCCGCCTTTCCCTGCAGACGTGG GAGTGTTTGGCTGCCCTACAACTGTGGCCAATGTGGAGACTGTGGCCGTGTCCCCTACCATCTGCCGCCGTGGGGGTGCCTGGTTTGCCAGCTTCGGCCGAGAGCGCAACTCGGGCACCAAACTGTTCAACATCTCTGGCCACGTCAACAACCCCTGCACCGTGGAGGAGGAGATGTCTGTGCCGCTGAAGGAGCTGATTGAAAAGCACGCCG GGGGTGTCACGGGTGGCTGGGACAACCTCCTTGCTGTGATCCCTGGCGGCTCGTCCACCCCGCTGATCCCCAAGTCCGTGTGTGAGACGGTGCTGATGGACTTCGACGCGCTGATCCAGGCGCAGACGGGGCTGGGCACGGCTGCCGTGATCGTCATGGACCGCTCG ACGGACATTGTGAAAGCCATCGCCCGCCTCATCGAGTTCTACAAGCATGAGAGCTGTGGCCAGTGTACCCCGTGCCGCGAGG GTGTGGACTGGATGAACAAGGTGATGGCCCGCTTTGTGAGGGGAGATGCCCGGCCGGCAGAGATCGACTCTCTGTGGGAGATCAGCAAGCAGATCGAGGGCCACACCATCTGCGCCCTGGGCGATGGGGCTGCGTGGCCCGTGCAG ggcctgatCCGACACTTCCGGCCGGAGCTCGAGGAACGGATGCAGCAGTTTGCCCAGCAGCACCAGGCCAGGCAAGCAGCTTTCTGA
- the LOC113886202 gene encoding glutathione S-transferase P, which yields MPPYTIVYFPVQGRCEAMRMLLADQGQSWKEEVVAMQSWLQGPLKASCLYGQLPKFQDGDLTLYQSNAILRHLGRTLGLYGKDQQEAALVDMVNDGVEDLRCKYVSLIYTNYEAGKEDYVKALPQHLKPFETLLSQNKGGQAFIVGDQISFADYNLLDLLRIHQVLAPSCLDSFPLLSAYVARLNSRPKLKAFLASPEHMNRPINGNGKQ from the exons A TGCCTCCCTACACCATCGTCTACTTCCCGGTTCAAG GGCGCTGCGAGGCCATGCGCATGCTGCTGGCCGACCAGggccagagctggaaggaggaGGTCGTAGCCATGCAGAGCTGGCTGCAGGGCCCACTCAAGGCCTCCTGC CTGTACGGGCAGCTCCCCAAGTTCCAGGACGGAGACCTCACGCTGTACCAGTCCAATGCCATCCTGCGGCACCTGGGCCGCACCCTCG GGCTGTATGGGAAGGACCAGCAGGAGGCGGCCCTGGTGGACATGGTGAATGACGGTGTAGAGGACCTTCGCTGCAAATACGTCTCCCTCATTTACACCAACTAC GAGGCGGGCAAGGAGGACTATGTGAAGGCGCTGCCCCAGCACCTGAAGCCTTTCGAGACCCTGCTGTCCCAGAACAAGGGTGGCCAGGCCTTCATCGTGGGCGACCAG ATCTCCTTTGCGGACTACAACCTGCTGGACCTGCTTCGGATTCACCAGGTCCTGGCCCCCAGCTGTCTGGACTCCTTCCCCCTGCTCTCAGCCTACGTGGCCCGTCTCAACTCCCGGCCCAAGCTCAAGGCCTTCCTGGCCTCCCCCGAGCACATGAACCGGCCCATCAACGGCAATGGGAAACAGTGA